CGCCTCGTCCGGGACCATGAAGTCGACGACCTCGCCGACGCCGCCGTCGGCGGTCTCGAACCGGGTCACCAGCACCGCGCTGCGCGGTACGTAGGACTGGCTCGACGTCGCGCCCTCGACCCAGATCCGGAACGCCCCGCCCCGTTCGCGGTCCAGCACCGCGCCGAACACGCTCGGCGCGTCGAACCGTCCCGGACAGAACCAGTCCACGGTGCCGTCGCCGGCCACCAGCGCGCAAGTCCGCAGGTCACCGATCAGACCGTGGTCGTCGATCGCGGGGTAGGGGAACGTGGTCGAGGTCATGCGCAGACCCTACATTCCCGCGCGCCCCGCCTCGGACAGGTTCCGCGGCGGGGCTCGGAACGGTGGTTTTCCCCGCCGGCGGGGCCCCTCAGTGCGGCAGCGCGCTCCCGGCGATCCACTGGCTCCAGCTCAGGTTCCAGTCGCCGAAGCCGTTGTCGGCACGCACCGTGTCCTTGGAGTTCACGACCGTCACCGGGTCGCCGGGGATCACCTGGTTGAAGAACCACTGCGCGTCCGAGGTCGACATGCCGATGCAGCCGTGGCTGCCGTTGACGTTGCCGAACTTGCCGGCGTTCCACGGCGCGGCGTGCACGAACGTCCCGGAGGGCGTCAGCCGCACGTCCCAGTACACGTCCGGGATGTCGTACGCGTTCACCCCGAAGATGCCGACGGTCGAGGAGTTCATGCTGATGTCCTGGTCCTTCTCCAGGACCACCATCGTGCCGTTCCAGGTCTCGAAGCCGGGCTTGCCGGAGCTGGTGAGCAGCGTCGTGGTCTTGCCGCCGGTGGTCACCGTCATCCGGTGCGTGTTCGCGTCCATCGTGGCGGTCAGGGCCCGGCCGACGGTGAAGGTGACGTCCCGGTTCTGCTTGCCGTACAGGTCGCCGCTCTTCACGCCGTCCAGGCGCATGTGCAGCGTCACCTTGGTCCCCGGCGCCCAGTACCACGGCGGGCGGTAGTCCACGCGCTGCGAGCCGAACCAGTGCCAGGAGCCTGCGACCGGCGGGCTGGTGGTCACCGTCAGCTGCTTCTCCACCGCGGCCCGGTCCGTGATCGGCTTGTCGAACGTTATGGACACCGGCTGCGCGATGCCGTAAGTCGTGTTGGGGTCCGGTGTGTAAGTACCCGCATAGGTGTTGCCCGGGGTGCCGGTGCTGAACTGCGAGGTCGTCGTCTGCTGCTTGCCGTCGTCGCCGACCGCGACCGCGGTGACCTTGTAGGTGTGGCCGATCCCGACCGGGTCGGCCGACGTCCAGGAGGCTCCGGAGGAGTCCAGCGTGCCGTCCACGGTGCTGCCGCCGGACTGCTGCGCCGTGACCGACGTCAGCTTCCCGTTGGCAACACTCACCGAGATCTGCGACGAGGGGTCCACGTCCGAGGAGTTCGCGGCGGGTTTGATCACCACCAGTGCCGGGGAGGTGTTGGCCGGGGCCGAGCTCGACGGGGCGCTCGTGCCAGAGCTCTGTGTCGAGCCGCCGCCCGAAGCCGCTGATGACGAGGGCGAAGAACCGTTCGCCACCGGGGCCACCGTCGCCGATTTCGCCGAGTTACCGCCCCCGCCACAAGCGGCGGTCAGCCCTGCGACGGCCACCGCGACGGCGAGCTTGTGCAGTCTGCGCATAATCGCCTCCCGTGCTCGATCCTATAACTGGCTGGTACCAATGGCACCGCAGCCTGCTGGTGAACCGTTAGGTTTTCCTTAACCGGAGCAGAGGCACAGGAGAAGGCAAGGCAGGAGCCCATCGGGGCGGGCTCGAGACACGCTACAGATCCAAAGGGGGGCTCCTGGATGACGATCGCCACACCAAACGCGCCGACCCAGGTCCTGACGACACAGGCGGGCAGGGCACCCGCGGTGCCGACCGGACCGGCCAGACCGGCGGGGCAGCGCACGGACCGCAGACTGGGGCGGATCCGGGCCGCGCTGGCCGCCGGGGCGCTGGTGTTCGGTGCGGTCGGGATCGTCGGGGTCCAGGTGCGCGCCGACGGAGCCGACGACGCCAAGGCGCACAGCGGCGTCATGATCCAGCAGGCCGAGGTGCTCTACCACAGCCTCTCGGACGCCGACGCCACCTCGACGACGATGTACCTGCACGTCGGCGAGGCGCCGATCGACTTGCTGAACACCTACAACACGGACCTGCAGAAGGCGCAGGCGGCGCTGCTGACGGCGACCGCCGAGGCCGGCGGCGACACCGCGGCCATGAAGGCGCTGAACCAGGTCGCCGCCCAGCTGCCGCAGTACGTCAAGCTCAACGCCACCGCGGCCGCGAACAACCTGCTCGGCTACCCGGTCGGGTTCCGCTACCTGCTTCAGGCCTCGAACCTGATGCAGGGGACCCCCGGCACGGCGAGCAGTCCGCCGACCGGGATCCTGCCGTGGGCCCAGGCGCTCACCGACACCGAGGCGAAGAACCTCGCCTCGGCGGAGAGTACGGCCACGCAGTTCCCGGTGCTGATGACCGCGGCCGGCGTCCTGCTGCTGGCGGCTCTCGTACTGGTGCAGGTGCGCGAGTCGCGGCGGACGAACCGGATGTTCAACGTCGGCCTGCTCGGCGCCACGGTCGCGCTGGTGGTGTCCTTTGCCTGGGCCGGGGTCGACATGACGGTGCAGAACAGCCATGAGAACGACGCCAGGACGCGGGGTTCGGATCAGGTCAGCGCGCTGGCCACGGCCCGCATCCTGTCCTTGCAGGCCCGCACCGACGAGATGCTGACCCTGGTCGGCCGCGGCACCGCGGACGACAAGGAGGCCGACTACGCCGGCGTGACCGCGGCGGACGGCTCGCACGTCCCGGGCACCGAGGAGGCGCTGGCCACCGAGCTGCAGAACGCCTCCCAGCTCGCGACCGACGACGCCGGCCGGAAGCTCGCGAACCAGGCCGCGGCCGACGCCGGCGCCTGGCACACCCAGCACCTGGCGCTGCGGGCCTCGGATGCGCAGAACCAGTACCAGAAGGCGGTGGACTCGGCGCTGGGCCAGCACGACTTCGCCGCGCCGAAGCCCAGCGCCGCGACGTCGTTCACCGCGCTCCAGGGCGACCTGGACCAGGCCATCAAGTACGCCGAGGCCTCCTTCCAGGCCGAGGCCGCGAGCGGCGCGAGCGCGCTGGCCGGACTGGAGATCGGGCTCGGGGTACTGGCTCTGGCGATGGCGGCGGCGGTGGTCCGGGGGCTGGGCCGCCGGATCGCGGAATACCAATGAGGGGGGCGGGGATGACCGGGATGGACGGAAAACAGCACATCAGGGTCCGGACATGGGCGGCCGCGGCCGTCGTGGCGGCGGTCGGGCTCACGGCCGCCTGCGGCGCGGAGAACAAGAGCTCCGCGGGCGGCGTCATGGTGCCGCGGGCCGGCCAGGGCATCGGCCCGGGCGGCGTCCCCAGCGGCGCGCCGTTCACGCCGAAGCAGTGCGGTCCGGAGGCGACCGCCGCGACCGCGAACCCGCTGCCGGGCCCGAAGGACCCGGTGACGCCCGGGGGCACCCTGGACAAGATCCGCAAGCGCGGCTTCCTGATCGCCGGCATCGACCTGAACACGGAGCTGTTCGGCTACGACCCGCAGCACGACAACAACCCCCAGGGCTTCGACGTCGACATCGCCCGGGCCATGGCCCGCGCCATCTTCGGCTCCGACGGCCACATCCAGTTCCGCGTGGTCACCCTCGGGGACCCCAAGACCGGTGAATACGCGCAGCTGCACGCGGGCAACGTGGACCTGGTCGTACAGACCACGACCATCACCTGCGCGCGGATGCAGAGCCCGACACCGCTGAACTTCTCCAACCCCTACTACACCGCCGAACTGAAGCTCCTGATGCCGCTCGGCGACGACGGCAAGCCCCAGTCCGCGTCCCTGGCGAGTCTGAAGGGCGTCAAGACCGCCGACGGCTCCCAGGTGAAGGTCTGCGCGACGCTCAACTCCACGTCGGCCGCCGAGATCCTGCAGGTGCTGGGCAAGGCGGGCACCTTCACCGCCGCGAACGCCCTGGACTGCCTCGCAGACTTGCAACAAGGTCTGGTCGGCGCGGTCTACACCGACGACGCCCTCCTGCGGGGCATGGAGAGCCAGGACCCGCACGTCAAGATGACCACCGCTCCGCCCGAGGAAGAACAGCCATACGGCATCGTCACGAACCATCCCGCCAGCGGTACGAACGATCTGACCCCGTTCGTGAACGCCGCCCTGGCGAACCTGATCCAGGACACCGGTCCGACCGGCTGGCGCTCACTGTTTGCAAATGATTTGGGTTCCCCGCCCACATCGCTGCCACAGATCCCCCAGCACTATCCTCTGGGTAGCTGAGCTGATGGAACGGGCGACAGCCAGTCAGACGGGCATGGGGGGAGCAAGAGCACGACCGTGACGACCATGTGGACCCGGCAGGCGATCGACGCCGCGATCGACCGCCGCGCCCAGGAGCGCTCGGGGGTGGCGGCGGGCCTGCTGGAACTGGACGACCATCCGGGCCGGCGGCTGCTGGACGGCGCGCAGCTGACCGGCAGCACGGCGCAGGCCTGGGCGCAGGCCTCGGCCGAGCTGGCCGGGCTGTGGACCGTGTTCGAGGCGTACCAGCAGGTGTTGGACCGGGTCGCGGCGATGCGCGGCGGCCCCAAGACCCGGCTGGGCGACCGCGAGCTGGCGGCCCTGGCCGATCTGCTCACCGGCCGCTCGGTGGCGCTGCCCCGGCAGGCCGTGCCGTTCGAGCGGCGCGGGCTGCTGGATCCGGCCAGCACCCAGGACCTGCTCACCCTGGACGAGG
This window of the Catenulispora sp. EB89 genome carries:
- a CDS encoding Ig-like domain-containing protein; its protein translation is MRRLHKLAVAVAVAGLTAACGGGGNSAKSATVAPVANGSSPSSSAASGGGSTQSSGTSAPSSSAPANTSPALVVIKPAANSSDVDPSSQISVSVANGKLTSVTAQQSGGSTVDGTLDSSGASWTSADPVGIGHTYKVTAVAVGDDGKQQTTTSQFSTGTPGNTYAGTYTPDPNTTYGIAQPVSITFDKPITDRAAVEKQLTVTTSPPVAGSWHWFGSQRVDYRPPWYWAPGTKVTLHMRLDGVKSGDLYGKQNRDVTFTVGRALTATMDANTHRMTVTTGGKTTTLLTSSGKPGFETWNGTMVVLEKDQDISMNSSTVGIFGVNAYDIPDVYWDVRLTPSGTFVHAAPWNAGKFGNVNGSHGCIGMSTSDAQWFFNQVIPGDPVTVVNSKDTVRADNGFGDWNLSWSQWIAGSALPH
- a CDS encoding glutamate ABC transporter substrate-binding protein; translated protein: MDGKQHIRVRTWAAAAVVAAVGLTAACGAENKSSAGGVMVPRAGQGIGPGGVPSGAPFTPKQCGPEATAATANPLPGPKDPVTPGGTLDKIRKRGFLIAGIDLNTELFGYDPQHDNNPQGFDVDIARAMARAIFGSDGHIQFRVVTLGDPKTGEYAQLHAGNVDLVVQTTTITCARMQSPTPLNFSNPYYTAELKLLMPLGDDGKPQSASLASLKGVKTADGSQVKVCATLNSTSAAEILQVLGKAGTFTAANALDCLADLQQGLVGAVYTDDALLRGMESQDPHVKMTTAPPEEEQPYGIVTNHPASGTNDLTPFVNAALANLIQDTGPTGWRSLFANDLGSPPTSLPQIPQHYPLGS